Proteins encoded together in one Cicer arietinum cultivar CDC Frontier isolate Library 1 chromosome 4, Cicar.CDCFrontier_v2.0, whole genome shotgun sequence window:
- the LOC101495886 gene encoding uncharacterized protein → MKKSYDDLVWSECERETAQFLVELYHRVSLMSSIPYSWRCKKKRSAIVENHGGGADAGAAVVVGPSCDAVKVQASSPATPLSFPATESDEKPKHLKKKKTSLKRKKEYYLNIIEDLTKTKDSLNQEIENVKRHSDQLKDFNLKLKLKEKELLSSNGPKGESQNPPNSEINQPMQLNHIIKGVNSSKSTAENEDDQKNKQQMPPIHHNFGLYQICSNGQGIVQFQCASSIPTTSLQVATSSTASLGRNNFNSNMGPLTIPDLNLSFEESLHVDNSQPFDEATANLDLSKAMAAEARQRRLQIFRLKKPVGNNNNTKQRQASYR, encoded by the exons ATGAAAAAGAGTTACGATGATTTGGTTTGGTCAGAGTGTGAAAGAGAAACTGCTCAATTTCTTGTAGAGTTGTATCATCGTGTTAGTTTGATGAGTAGTATACCATACAGTTGGCGGTGTAAAAAGAAGAGATCTGCAATCGTCGAGAACCACGGTGGTGGTGCTGATGCCGGCGCCGCCGTGGTGGTGGGTCCTTCTTGTGACGCCGTGAAAGTTCAAGCTTCAAGTCCAGCAACCCCTCTTTCGTTTCCAGCAACTGAATCTGACGAAAAACCAAaacatttgaaaaagaaaaaaacttctCTCAAAAGG AAGAAAGAATATTATCTTAATATTATTGAAGATTTGACGAAAACCAAAGACTCACTCAATCaa GAGATTGAAAATGTGAAGCGTCATTCTGACCAATTGAAGGACTTCAATTTGAAGTTGAAACTAAAGGAAAAAGAg CTGCTAAGTAGTAATGGTCCCAAAGGTGAAAGCCAAAACCCCCCAAATTCGGAAATTAACCAGCCAATGCAATTGAATCATATCATCAAAGGAGTCAACTCATCAAAATCAACGGCTGAAAATGAAGATGATCAGAAGAATAAGCAACAAATGCCACCAATTCATCATAATTTTGGGCTTTACCAAATTTGCAGTAACGGCCAAGGTATAGTTCAGTTTCAGTGTGCTTCTAGTATTCCAACGACGTCGTTGCAAGTGGCAACTTCATCCACTGCTTCATTGGGCCGAAACAATTTCAACAGTAATATGGGCCCACTAACCATTCCTGATCTGAACTTATCTTTTGAAGAGTCTCTCCACGTGGACAATTCTCAACCGTTCGACGAGGCTACTGCAAATTTGGATTTAAGTAAAGCTATGGCAGCTGAAGCAAGACAAAGAAGGCTTCAGATTTTTAGGCTCAAGAAACCCGTggggaataataataataccaaACAACGTCAAGCTTCTTATAGATAA
- the LOC101494379 gene encoding LOW QUALITY PROTEIN: hexokinase-2, chloroplastic (The sequence of the model RefSeq protein was modified relative to this genomic sequence to represent the inferred CDS: inserted 1 base in 1 codon) encodes MSVSVSVTVPSVVGPFLSQSRRRLRRSTTALRSDTVSVGPARLLRKLKQECGTPLPLLQYVADTMSSEMRAGLASYDGPGLPMIXHYVHTLPTGNEKGLFYALDLGGTNFRVLRVQLGGKHERVIATQFDQVSIPHDLMFSTSEELFDFIALGLAKFASKEDDRFHFPQGQGRKREIGFTFSFPVKQTSIDSGILIKWTKGFAVSGTVGRDVVACLNEAMERQGLDMRVSALVNDTVGTLAGAEYWDNDVMVAVILGTGTNACYVEQISAIPKLQGHVSSSGKMIISTEWGSFSNGLPLTVFDREMDAASINPGQQIFEKTISGMYLGEIVRRVLVNMAEEGDLFGKSVPQKLSTPFILGTPDLSAMQQDSSDDLQAVGTLLYDKAGVESNLCERKTVLEVCDTIVKRGGSLAGAGIVGILQKMEEDSKGLIFGKRTVVAIDGGLYENYPQYRTYLQDSVKEILGTEKSNNVVIEHSKDGSGIGGALLAASNSMYKQD; translated from the exons ATGTCTGTTTCTGTTTCTGTTACCGTTCCCTCTGTCGTGGGCCCCTTTCTTTCCCAATCCCGCCGGCGGTTGCGGCGATCGACGACTGCCCTCCGATCCGATACGGTGTCCGTTGGCCCAGCCAGATTATTGAGGAAACTAAAACAAGAGTGTGGCACTCCTCTGCCCCTTCTTCAGTATGTGGCCGATACCATGTCCTCTGAAATGCGGGCCGGGCTTGCCTCCTATGATGGGCCTGGGCTTCCCATGA CCCATTATGTCCACACTCTTCCTACTGG gaATGAGAAAGGATTGTTTTATGCTTTAGACCTTGGTGGAACCAACTTTCGTGTGTTGAGAGTGCAATTAGGTGGCAAACATGAACGTGTCATTGCCACTCAATTTGACCAAGTTTCTATACCTCATGATCTCATGTTTTCTACATCCgag GAGCTGTTTGACTTCATTGCTTTGGGGCTAGCAAAATTTGCTTCCAAGGAGGATGATAGATTTCATTTCCCCCAAGGACAAGGAAGAAAGAGAGAGATTGGGTTCACATTTTCATTTCCTGTGAAACAAACTTCTATTGATTCTGGCATACTAATTAAGTGGACCAAGGGTTTTGCTGTCTCTGGAACT GTAGGAAGAGATGTGGTTGCTTGTTTAAATGAGGCTATGGAAAGGCAAGGATTAGATATGCGAGTTTCGGCTCTG GTTAATGATACCGTTGGAACACTAGCTGGAGCGGAATACTGGGACAATGATGTTATGGTTGCTGTTATTTTGGGTACTGGAACCAATGCTTGCTATGTTGAGCAGATAAGTGCAATTCCAAAATTACAAGGCCACGTCTCGTCTTCTGGTAAAATG ATCATTAGTACTGAGTGGGGGTCTTTTTCAAATGGTCTCCCTTTAACTGTTTTTGATAGAGAAATGGATGCTGCTAGCATCAATCCTGGTCAACAG ATCTTTGAGAAGACAATCTCAGGAATGTATCTAGGTGAAATTGTGAGAAGAGTGCTAGTCAATATGGCTGAAGAGGGTGATTTGTTTGGAAAATCTGTCCCTCAAAAACTGTCTACGCCTTTCATACTCGG GACCCCAGATCTAAGTGCCATGCAGCAGGATAGTTCTGATGATTTACAAGCCGTTGGTACCCTCCTCTATGATAAAGCAGGG GTTGAATCCAATCTATGTGAAAGAAAAACAGTTCTAGAAGTTTGTGACACAATTGTAAAGCGAGGCGGAAGCTTAGCTGGTGCAGGAATTGTTGGGATTCTGCAAAAAATGGAAGAGGATTCAAAAGGTCTTATCTTTGGAAAGAGAACTGTTGTTGCAATTGATGGGGGTTTGTATGAAAATTATCCACAATATAGGACTTACTTGCAAGATTCAGTCAAAGAGATATTAGGAACTGAAAAGTCAAACAATGTGGTAATAGAACATTCAAAAGATGGTTCTGGCATTGGTGGTGCTTTATTGGCAGCTTCAAATTCCATGTACAAGCAAGATTGA
- the LOC101495554 gene encoding gibberellin-regulated protein 1-like precursor produces MAFSKLLVASLLASLLLLHLVDATDQSAYAQTQGSLLQRIDCKGACRARCRLSSRQKMCHRACGTCCSRCNCVPPGTAGNEDVCPCYATLTTHGGRHKCP; encoded by the exons ATGGCTTTCTCTAAGCTTCTAGTTGCTTCCCTTCTCGCATCACTTCTCCTTCTTCATCTTGTTGATGCAACTGATCAATCA GCATATGCACAAACGCAGGGCTCTCTTCTTCAGCGTATAG ATTGTAAAGGAGCATGCAGGGCAAGGTGCCGTTTATCATCAAGACAAAAAATGTGCCATAGAGCTTGTGGGACTTGTTGTAGTCGCTGCAACTGTGTGCCACCTGGCACTGCTGGCAACGAAGATGTGTGTCCCTGTTATGCCACCTTGACTACCCACGGTGGCAGACACAAGtgtccttaa
- the LOC101495010 gene encoding uncharacterized protein isoform X1 yields MDKTRNLKRGAKKQQSERHKKFFGVFGVSAIQSSEKSNKGEKVRSLISVTTSISEMGCHVSQKQHDPKRFKIPKNFLNGCNGVCLASVPRKLRSATKKRSRESILLDSEKANHKIIGIESTKKDNVKKSKVSIKQGIFQNWSQREEVSVSITKDEEEVAETLYALAGMFPQSGSNHICKKLDGESLIQNSSVLQNMKENANAAIEASVTGQGGTLCPESCLHGEASKITSINETIGQEQSERAKLLVASHSTTPTINLQTMPGIVKLEFCNKVALHDSELCLAMGLNMTGQSRISQCERKPDVELEADKKQKQHLINEKGKVESLALWPGLSLDLMETLTCSSSRKISEPVTTHKRSQKRCATHVYISHTIQTSEVPKQGVFKESKLHECYKEGSKCGVLFEVHNSNRIRNGVTTARNPNESKNGILLQQSQAAPTPALYGPQKQTFNFLSLSIGSYGLKVDNNNHNEVGNRLEPFSKLQVPYFHSLAQQQRVMPIPTPQSRNVSTVYLDQRTVVGPQLRLQQPHYYGSQLCGTQYSSPVSNSKQEHQNFWEMQQAAQGRSSVNCNTVRTQNPNWQIGRNDSSTVGPCAQAIFPHTSASQEIFGSKITPISGRQQQLVSPIHDKWARSSSQFYM; encoded by the exons ATGGACAAAACTCGAAACTTGAAGCGTGGAGCCAAAAAACAACAATCTGAAAGACACAAAAAATTCTTCGGTG TTTTTGGTGTTTCTGCTATTCAATCCTCGGAGAAATCGAACAAGGGAGAAAAAGTTAGAAGCTTGATTAGTGTTACTACATCAATATCTGAAATGGGTTGCCATGTTTCTCAAAAACAACATGACCCAAAGAGATTTAAGATTcctaaaaat TTTTTGAATGGATGTAATGGTGTTTGTCTTGCCTCTGTTCCGAGGAAGCTACGCTCAG CCACGAAGAAGCGCAGTCGCGAATCGATCTTACTTGATTCAGAAAAGGCGAACCATAAGATCATTGGAATAGAATCAACTAAAAAGGATAATGTAAAGAAGTCAAAAGTGAGTATT AAACAAGGAATTTTCCAAAACTGGTCCCAAAGAGAAGAAGTTTCTGTGTCCATCACAAAAGATGAGGAAGAGGTAGCTGAGACTCTGTATGCCTTGGCTGGAATGTTTCCTCAAAGTGGCTCCAATCACATTTGTAAGAAACTAGATGGAGAATCTTTGATACAGAACTCTTCAGTTTTGCAGAACATGAAGGAGAATGCTAATGCTGCTATTGAAG CCTCAGTAACTGGTCAAGGTGGAACTCTTTGTCCTGAAAGTTGTTTACATGGTGAAGCTTCAAAAATCACTTCTATTAATGAAACTATTGGTCAAGAACAATCTGAGAGAGCTAAGTTATTGGTGGCATCTCATAGCACTACTCCAACAATAAATCTTCAGACCATGCCTGGGATTGTTAAGCTTGAATTTTGCAACAAAGTTGCATTGCATGACTCTGAATTGTGTCTAGCAATGGG ATTAAATATGACTGGACAATCACGGATTTCACAATGTGAGAGGAAACCAGATGTTGAATTAGAAGCA GACAAAAAGCAAAAACAGCATTTGATCAATGAAAAAGGAAAAGTTG AAAGTCTTGCATTGTGGCCAGGCTTGTCTTTGGATTTGATGGAAACTTTAACTTGTTCGTCTAGTAGAAAG ATTTCTGAACCTGTTACTACTCATAAAAGATCACAGAAAAGGTGTGCAACTCATGTTTACATCAGTCATACAATCCAGACTTCGGAAGTACCAAAGCAAGGAGTTTTCAAAGAATCTAAGCTTCATGAATGTTACAAAGAAGGATCAAAGTGTGGAGTTCTTTTCGAAGTACACAACTCGAACCGAATAAGAAATGGAGTTACTACTGCGAGGAATCCCAATGAAAGTAAGAATGGAATTCTTTTGCAGCAATCTCAGGCTGCTCCAACACCTGCATTATATGGCCCTCAAAAGCAA ACTTTCAACTTCTTGTCCTTGTCAATCGGAAGTTATGGATTAAAGGTCgacaataataatcataatgAAGTTGGAAATAGGTTGGAACCGTTTTCAAAGTTGCAAGTGCCTTATTTTCATTCACTAGCACAGCAACAAAGGGTCATGCCAATTCCAACGCCGCAGAGTCGAAATGTTTCGACAGTTTACCTTGATCAACGGACTGTTGTAGGACCACAG CTTCGGTTGCAACAACCTCATTATTATGGTAGCCAATTATGTGGAACTCAATATAGTTCACCAGTCTCAAATAGTAAACAAGAGCACCAAAACTTTTGGGAGATGCAACAAGCAGCTCAAGGTAGGTCTTCTGTGAATTGCAATACAGTGAGGacccaaaaccctaattggcaaATTGGAAGGAATGACTCTTCTACGGTGGGTCCATGCGCCCAAGCCATCTTTCCTCATACCTCTGCATCACAAGAAATATTTGGATCCAAGATTACTCCAATCTCAGGGCGACAGCAGCAGCTTGTTTCCCCCATCCATGACAAATGGGCAAGATCTTCATCTCAATTCTATATGTGA
- the LOC101494688 gene encoding AP-2 complex subunit sigma: MIRFILLQNRQGKTRLAKYYVPLEDSEKHKVEYEVHRLVVNRDPKYTNFVEFRTHKVIYRRYAGLFFSLCVDITDNELAYLECIHLFVEILDHFFSNVCELDLVFNFHKVYLILDEFILAGELQETSKKAIIERMGELEKLE; the protein is encoded by the exons ATG ATCCGATTCATTCTTTTGCAGAACAGGCAGGGCAAGACCCGTTTAGCCAAATACTATGTTCCTCTCGAAGATTCCGAGAAACATAAGGTCGAATACGAG GTTCATCGCCTCGTCGTCAATAGAGACCCTAAATATACTAATTTCGTTGAG TTTCGTACACACAAGGTCATTTACAGGCGATATGCTGGATTGTTTTTCTCACTTTGTGTTGACATCACTGATAATGAGTTGGCATATTTAGAGTGTATTCAtttgtttgttgaaattttgGATCACTTCTTCAGCAATGTCTGCGAACTCGATTTGGTTTTTAACTTCCACAAG GTCTATCTTATACTTGATGAATTCATTCTAGCGGGTGAACTGCAAGAAACTAGCAAGAAG GCTATCATTGAGAGAATGGGGGAACTTGAAAAACTTGAGTGA
- the LOC101501380 gene encoding uncharacterized protein: MHNTQRGQTLEDTNTNSFVVIQITQQQEEQEQKKINPSNFKLNFSAMKLFHRFRKVLMRFVFSVPSSSSSRRSSTTDSRHRNSERFEPPKTSCSSYYSSYSHYNEAIADCIEFFNKEGVLDARKSDVV; this comes from the coding sequence ATGCACAATACACAAAGAGGTCAAACACTAGAAGATACAAATACTAATAGCTTTGTTGTCATACAAATAACACAACAACAAGaagaacaagaacaaaaaaaaattaatccttCTAATTTCAAGTTAAATTTCTCAGCAATGAAACTCTTTCACCGTTTCCGCAAGGTTCTCATGCGGTTTGTATTCTCTgttccttcttcttcatcttctcgTAGATCATCAACAACGGATTCAAGGCATAGAAATTCTGAAAGATTTGAACCACCAAAGACTTCATGTAGTTCATATTACTCTTCTTATTCTCATTACAATGAGGCAATTGCAGATTGCATTGAGTTTTTCAACAAAGAGGGTGTTTTGGATGCTCGAAAATCAGATGTTGTGTAA
- the LOC101495010 gene encoding uncharacterized protein isoform X2: MDKTRNLKRGAKKQQSERHKKFFGVFGVSAIQSSEKSNKGEKVRSLISVTTSISEMGCHVSQKQHDPKRFKIPKNFLNGCNGVCLASVPRKLRSATKKRSRESILLDSEKANHKIIGIESTKKDNVKKSKKQGIFQNWSQREEVSVSITKDEEEVAETLYALAGMFPQSGSNHICKKLDGESLIQNSSVLQNMKENANAAIEASVTGQGGTLCPESCLHGEASKITSINETIGQEQSERAKLLVASHSTTPTINLQTMPGIVKLEFCNKVALHDSELCLAMGLNMTGQSRISQCERKPDVELEADKKQKQHLINEKGKVESLALWPGLSLDLMETLTCSSSRKISEPVTTHKRSQKRCATHVYISHTIQTSEVPKQGVFKESKLHECYKEGSKCGVLFEVHNSNRIRNGVTTARNPNESKNGILLQQSQAAPTPALYGPQKQTFNFLSLSIGSYGLKVDNNNHNEVGNRLEPFSKLQVPYFHSLAQQQRVMPIPTPQSRNVSTVYLDQRTVVGPQLRLQQPHYYGSQLCGTQYSSPVSNSKQEHQNFWEMQQAAQGRSSVNCNTVRTQNPNWQIGRNDSSTVGPCAQAIFPHTSASQEIFGSKITPISGRQQQLVSPIHDKWARSSSQFYM, from the exons ATGGACAAAACTCGAAACTTGAAGCGTGGAGCCAAAAAACAACAATCTGAAAGACACAAAAAATTCTTCGGTG TTTTTGGTGTTTCTGCTATTCAATCCTCGGAGAAATCGAACAAGGGAGAAAAAGTTAGAAGCTTGATTAGTGTTACTACATCAATATCTGAAATGGGTTGCCATGTTTCTCAAAAACAACATGACCCAAAGAGATTTAAGATTcctaaaaat TTTTTGAATGGATGTAATGGTGTTTGTCTTGCCTCTGTTCCGAGGAAGCTACGCTCAG CCACGAAGAAGCGCAGTCGCGAATCGATCTTACTTGATTCAGAAAAGGCGAACCATAAGATCATTGGAATAGAATCAACTAAAAAGGATAATGTAAAGAAGTCAAAA AAACAAGGAATTTTCCAAAACTGGTCCCAAAGAGAAGAAGTTTCTGTGTCCATCACAAAAGATGAGGAAGAGGTAGCTGAGACTCTGTATGCCTTGGCTGGAATGTTTCCTCAAAGTGGCTCCAATCACATTTGTAAGAAACTAGATGGAGAATCTTTGATACAGAACTCTTCAGTTTTGCAGAACATGAAGGAGAATGCTAATGCTGCTATTGAAG CCTCAGTAACTGGTCAAGGTGGAACTCTTTGTCCTGAAAGTTGTTTACATGGTGAAGCTTCAAAAATCACTTCTATTAATGAAACTATTGGTCAAGAACAATCTGAGAGAGCTAAGTTATTGGTGGCATCTCATAGCACTACTCCAACAATAAATCTTCAGACCATGCCTGGGATTGTTAAGCTTGAATTTTGCAACAAAGTTGCATTGCATGACTCTGAATTGTGTCTAGCAATGGG ATTAAATATGACTGGACAATCACGGATTTCACAATGTGAGAGGAAACCAGATGTTGAATTAGAAGCA GACAAAAAGCAAAAACAGCATTTGATCAATGAAAAAGGAAAAGTTG AAAGTCTTGCATTGTGGCCAGGCTTGTCTTTGGATTTGATGGAAACTTTAACTTGTTCGTCTAGTAGAAAG ATTTCTGAACCTGTTACTACTCATAAAAGATCACAGAAAAGGTGTGCAACTCATGTTTACATCAGTCATACAATCCAGACTTCGGAAGTACCAAAGCAAGGAGTTTTCAAAGAATCTAAGCTTCATGAATGTTACAAAGAAGGATCAAAGTGTGGAGTTCTTTTCGAAGTACACAACTCGAACCGAATAAGAAATGGAGTTACTACTGCGAGGAATCCCAATGAAAGTAAGAATGGAATTCTTTTGCAGCAATCTCAGGCTGCTCCAACACCTGCATTATATGGCCCTCAAAAGCAA ACTTTCAACTTCTTGTCCTTGTCAATCGGAAGTTATGGATTAAAGGTCgacaataataatcataatgAAGTTGGAAATAGGTTGGAACCGTTTTCAAAGTTGCAAGTGCCTTATTTTCATTCACTAGCACAGCAACAAAGGGTCATGCCAATTCCAACGCCGCAGAGTCGAAATGTTTCGACAGTTTACCTTGATCAACGGACTGTTGTAGGACCACAG CTTCGGTTGCAACAACCTCATTATTATGGTAGCCAATTATGTGGAACTCAATATAGTTCACCAGTCTCAAATAGTAAACAAGAGCACCAAAACTTTTGGGAGATGCAACAAGCAGCTCAAGGTAGGTCTTCTGTGAATTGCAATACAGTGAGGacccaaaaccctaattggcaaATTGGAAGGAATGACTCTTCTACGGTGGGTCCATGCGCCCAAGCCATCTTTCCTCATACCTCTGCATCACAAGAAATATTTGGATCCAAGATTACTCCAATCTCAGGGCGACAGCAGCAGCTTGTTTCCCCCATCCATGACAAATGGGCAAGATCTTCATCTCAATTCTATATGTGA
- the LOC101496217 gene encoding uncharacterized protein → MIQNQKKMKQRITSFCSSEWLEDEIEIAQVLRNLYRISLLTSIPYSWRCKRKRSAIQNTHSSSPLENHRPVNNAAAAAGVVPPSTGVMKAEASSPATPLSFPATESDDKPKHSKKIKTSLKKKRESSLKIIEDLTKTKASLNQEIENVKQHYDQLKSFNLKLKLRKQELLCGNDPKSESKNPNLEIGQKVQLDQSNGSDSINPLEIGQKVQLDQSNGSDSINPSKSTAENKEQKIHQHQHQQMQMQMQMAPNHPTYMPSQTRDGKGVVQFHYPSSSKQTTSLLVASSSTIGLGRNIKSNNNGPLALPDLNLPMDEVIHVAPCQPLDEAITNRAFAAAQARRRRLQIFRQKKH, encoded by the exons atgattcagaatcagaaaaagATGAAACAGAGGATAACTAGTTTTTGTTCTTCAGAGTGGTTAGAGGATGAGATTGAAATCGCTCAAGTTCTTCGTAACTTGTATCGTATCTCTTTGTTAACTAGTATACCTTACTCATGGCGATGCAAGAGAAAGAGATCTGCAATTCAAAACACTCATTCATCTTCTCCGCTGGAAAACCACCGTCCTGTTAACAACGCCGCCGCCGCCGCCGGTGTTGTTCCTCCTTCAACCGGTGTTATGAAAGCTGAAGCTTCCAGTCCTGCTACTCCTCTTTCGTTTCCAGCAACTGAATCTGACGACAAACCCAAACATTCAAAGAAGATTAAAACTTCTCTCAAAAAG AAGCGAGAATCGTCTCTTAAAATTATTGAAGATTTGACCAAGACCAAAGCTTCACTCAATCAA GAGATTGAGAATGTGAAGCAACACTATGATCAGCTGAAGAGTTTCAATTTGAAGTTGAAATTAAGGAAGCAAGAG CTATTATGTGGTAATGACCCCAAAAGTGAAAGCAAAAACCCCAATTTGGAAATTGGGCAGAAAGTTCAATTGGATCAATCCAATGGTTCTGATTCAATCAACCCGTTGGAAATTGGACAGAAAGTTCAATTGGATCAATCCAATGGTTCTGATTCAATCAACCCGTCAAAATCAACGGCTGAAAATAAAGAACAGAAGATTCATCAACACCAACACCAACAAATGCAAATGCAAATGCAAATGGCTCCCAATCATCCGACTTATATGCCTTCCCAAACGCGTGATGGCAAAGGTGTTGTTCAGTTTCATTATCCATCTTCTAGCAAGCAAACGACGTCGTTGCTAGTTGCATCTTCCTCGACTATTGGATTGGGCCGCAAcatcaaaagtaataataacgGCCCATTAGCACTTCCTGATCTTAATTTACCAATGGATGAAGTGATCCACGTGGCTCCTTGTCAACCGTTGGATGAAGCTATAACAAATAGAGCATTTGCTGCAGCTCAAGCTAGACGGAGAAGGCTTCAAATTTTCAGGCAGAAGAAACATTAA